In a genomic window of Prochlorococcus marinus subsp. marinus str. CCMP1375:
- a CDS encoding DUF938 domain-containing protein yields the protein MDERLFFPATSRNRDCIAEALSKFLPDKGSVLEIASGSGEHGVAFQKLFPFIKWQTSDPNHSYRKSIRAWIIHQGLEAKMPQPIDLDVESKPWPLAQEFRRTLKTIVCINMLHISSWGCTQSLFEESANHLKKNNLLILYGPFQIDGKHTSKSNELFDHSLKTQNPNWGVRDLAEVNAVATSNGLKNHAVIEMQAHNLLVAFKKS from the coding sequence ATGGACGAAAGACTTTTCTTTCCAGCGACGTCTCGAAATAGAGATTGCATAGCGGAAGCTCTTTCGAAGTTTCTACCCGACAAAGGATCAGTCCTTGAAATAGCGAGCGGAAGTGGAGAGCATGGTGTTGCTTTTCAAAAACTTTTCCCTTTTATAAAATGGCAAACAAGTGATCCTAATCACTCTTATAGAAAAAGTATTCGAGCTTGGATTATTCATCAAGGGTTAGAAGCAAAGATGCCACAACCTATAGATCTTGATGTGGAAAGCAAACCTTGGCCATTAGCGCAAGAATTTCGAAGAACACTTAAAACCATTGTTTGCATAAACATGCTCCACATATCTTCATGGGGATGCACACAATCCCTCTTTGAAGAATCAGCAAATCACCTGAAAAAGAATAATTTATTAATTCTGTATGGACCATTCCAAATAGATGGAAAACATACCAGCAAAAGCAATGAGCTTTTTGATCACTCTTTAAAGACTCAAAACCCCAATTGGGGTGTTAGAGATTTAGCAGAAGTTAATGCAGTGGCTACATCCAATGGACTAAAAAACCATGCTGTTATTGAAATGCAAGCTCATAATCTTCTAGTTGCTTTTAAAAAGAGTTGA
- a CDS encoding thiol-disulfide oxidoreductase DCC family protein, whose translation MDKKKLTLLFDGGCPLCQREISFISSRDKLNNISFVDIDAPDYDSGLYCGISYREAMGRIHGITDKGDIVKDVQAFREAYSLVGLGWFYAPTSWPLLRPLFDKFYEIWSHWRFNVTGRPSLDQLCKDRELTINK comes from the coding sequence GTGGACAAAAAAAAATTGACGTTGTTATTTGATGGAGGATGCCCTCTTTGCCAAAGAGAGATCAGTTTTATTAGTTCTAGAGATAAACTAAACAATATCTCATTTGTAGATATTGATGCTCCTGATTATGACTCAGGTCTTTATTGCGGAATTAGCTATAGAGAGGCGATGGGCAGAATACATGGAATTACAGATAAGGGAGATATTGTTAAAGATGTACAAGCCTTTCGTGAGGCATATAGTCTGGTGGGACTTGGCTGGTTTTATGCGCCAACCTCATGGCCATTATTAAGACCTTTGTTTGATAAGTTTTACGAGATTTGGTCGCATTGGCGTTTTAATGTTACTGGACGCCCATCTTTAGATCAACTTTGCAAAGATAGGGAGCTTACTATTAATAAATAA
- a CDS encoding DUF2811 domain-containing protein, with the protein MQSLDRTKSKIKKLSASSVIKDDDSLVSFLTEVPEPLKEAMTTFIETHPNWDQYRLIQAALSGFLVQNGIESRSINRLYFQNMFSKNAFQKTL; encoded by the coding sequence ATGCAAAGCTTGGATAGGACTAAGAGCAAAATTAAAAAATTATCCGCTTCTTCAGTTATTAAAGATGATGATTCTTTAGTTAGTTTTCTAACAGAAGTTCCTGAGCCACTAAAGGAAGCTATGACAACTTTCATTGAAACCCATCCAAACTGGGATCAATACCGATTGATTCAGGCAGCTTTATCTGGTTTCCTTGTACAAAATGGTATTGAATCTAGATCAATCAACCGCCTTTACTTTCAAAACATGTTTTCTAAGAATGCATTCCAAAAGACACTTTGA
- a CDS encoding YdcF family protein, giving the protein MLWKFVEHPWQRIDESHAPTADAIVVLSSGGRSLAPGISNIIEWNDPDRFLAGVKLFKEKKAPKLFFTGGASPYRKALKTEGDLYKEEAISLGIPKKAISTTGRVFNTAEEAFQIRRNIKDKGSPSKILLVTSAFHMQRAKRQFERQGFIVQPFPVDFKTERKFRKTYWKNPYNWIPNSESLFMSSKALRELLGRAVYRSW; this is encoded by the coding sequence ATGCTATGGAAATTTGTAGAGCATCCCTGGCAAAGAATAGATGAAAGTCATGCCCCCACAGCAGATGCAATAGTTGTATTAAGCAGCGGAGGGAGAAGTTTAGCTCCTGGAATATCAAATATCATTGAATGGAATGATCCAGATAGATTCCTTGCTGGAGTAAAACTTTTCAAAGAAAAAAAAGCTCCAAAGTTGTTCTTTACTGGCGGAGCCAGCCCTTATAGGAAAGCTCTTAAGACAGAGGGTGATCTATATAAAGAAGAAGCCATAAGCCTTGGTATCCCCAAAAAAGCCATTTCAACTACTGGTCGGGTATTTAATACTGCAGAAGAAGCTTTTCAAATCAGAAGAAACATCAAAGACAAAGGGTCTCCATCAAAAATTCTTCTTGTGACAAGTGCTTTTCATATGCAACGTGCAAAAAGACAATTTGAGCGCCAAGGTTTTATCGTGCAGCCTTTCCCAGTTGATTTCAAGACAGAGAGGAAATTCAGAAAAACATATTGGAAAAATCCATATAACTGGATACCAAATTCTGAAAGTCTTTTTATGAGTTCAAAAGCTTTAAGAGAACTTCTAGGACGAGCTGTTTACAGATCGTGGTAA
- a CDS encoding solute carrier family 35 transporter, producing MIGIISALGASFSWTYACFLWRQQTRYFSSIHVNVIKNIIAFIIFLPIIFTFDFISNFKYVCILLLSGIIGIAIGDSLYITALKKIGTRKTLTVEATSPIIASLLGSFMLNEVLQLKVWIGVLIVTISLIGIASQNVDENNNFKFNSINQKGFFFAFLSVFCAVVAAALSRIVLLNSSLNPFQTTEIRLLGSVLALLLSVNLNLIRSIKELPPANKIRLFYATFLGTNLGILLQQNVFQSLPIGLGWTLLSTSPAISLLFARAEGEKVNWKSIVLTGTTILGVSIVFI from the coding sequence TTGATTGGAATCATTTCAGCCTTGGGGGCTTCTTTCTCTTGGACATATGCTTGTTTTTTATGGAGGCAACAGACTCGATACTTCTCTTCTATACACGTAAATGTAATAAAAAATATAATTGCATTCATTATATTTTTACCAATAATATTTACTTTTGACTTTATATCTAATTTTAAATATGTTTGCATTCTTTTGCTAAGTGGAATTATTGGAATTGCTATAGGGGACTCATTATATATAACTGCCTTGAAAAAAATAGGGACTAGGAAGACCCTTACTGTAGAAGCTACATCGCCAATTATAGCGAGCCTTTTAGGCTCATTCATGTTAAATGAGGTGCTTCAATTAAAAGTATGGATTGGTGTTTTAATTGTAACTATTTCTTTGATAGGGATAGCGTCACAAAATGTAGATGAGAATAATAATTTTAAATTTAATAGCATAAATCAAAAAGGTTTTTTCTTTGCATTCCTTTCAGTCTTTTGTGCTGTAGTTGCAGCAGCTTTATCAAGAATTGTCCTTTTAAATTCTAGCCTTAATCCATTTCAAACGACAGAAATTAGATTACTTGGTAGTGTTCTTGCTTTATTATTATCGGTTAACCTCAATTTAATTAGATCAATAAAAGAGCTTCCTCCTGCAAATAAAATAAGACTGTTCTATGCAACATTCTTAGGTACTAATTTAGGTATATTATTGCAGCAAAATGTTTTCCAATCCTTGCCAATTGGATTGGGATGGACATTACTAAGTACTTCGCCTGCAATCTCATTACTTTTTGCAAGGGCTGAAGGTGAGAAAGTGAATTGGAAAAGCATAGTATTAACTGGAACAACTATATTAGGAGTCTCAATAGTGTTCATTTGA
- a CDS encoding DUF1330 domain-containing protein, with product MDKKGAKGYWISTSTVINQALFAEYVGKVGPWLKGVGGEVFAKDTEPQGKERTEGANLAVICEFSSMRAAVEAYESEEYQELSKLRIAATKNATFTIMEGMDEAEKLRRAMGK from the coding sequence ATGGACAAGAAAGGTGCGAAAGGCTATTGGATTTCAACCTCAACAGTTATCAATCAAGCTTTATTTGCTGAGTATGTCGGGAAAGTAGGTCCTTGGCTAAAAGGTGTTGGTGGAGAAGTTTTTGCAAAAGATACAGAGCCACAAGGGAAAGAAAGAACAGAAGGGGCAAATTTGGCAGTTATTTGTGAGTTCTCCTCTATGCGTGCTGCTGTTGAAGCTTATGAGTCGGAGGAATATCAAGAGTTATCGAAGCTTCGTATCGCTGCAACCAAAAATGCAACCTTTACGATTATGGAAGGTATGGATGAAGCAGAAAAACTCAGAAGAGCAATGGGTAAATGA
- a CDS encoding AbrB family transcriptional regulator, with protein sequence MHSLLILLIYILAGATLGSLMLLTGIPAGPLLGAILGAGLLSVSGQLEVADWPLGTKTVLGIGIGTVIGTGINRETLGELQLLWKPALIITFTLLITGILLGLLVSRFFGVEKIVALLGAAPGGTIGMSLVGAEFGVGAAVAALHAVRLITVLFLIPAIVNFLAPMGSVDVTK encoded by the coding sequence ATGCATTCTTTATTAATCTTGTTGATATACATTCTTGCTGGTGCCACCTTGGGTTCCCTAATGCTTCTAACCGGAATCCCTGCAGGACCACTTTTAGGAGCTATCTTGGGCGCTGGATTATTAAGCGTTAGTGGCCAACTTGAAGTTGCAGATTGGCCTTTAGGTACAAAAACAGTACTTGGCATAGGTATAGGAACAGTTATTGGAACAGGGATAAATAGAGAAACATTGGGTGAATTGCAATTGCTTTGGAAGCCTGCATTGATTATCACTTTTACTCTTTTGATAACTGGCATTTTGCTTGGTCTTCTGGTTAGTAGATTTTTTGGAGTAGAAAAGATCGTCGCCTTATTAGGGGCAGCACCTGGTGGAACTATAGGAATGAGTCTTGTCGGAGCAGAGTTTGGTGTTGGTGCAGCTGTTGCTGCTTTGCATGCGGTCAGATTAATAACAGTTCTTTTCTTGATACCGGCAATAGTGAATTTCTTGGCTCCTATGGGAAGTGTTGATGTAACAAAATAA
- a CDS encoding secondary thiamine-phosphate synthase enzyme YjbQ, with protein sequence MLTHIISVKSTSSYSCHSITEQIESFLDTSQQLEGVVCAFSQHSTVGMIINEMEERLILDLGKWLEEMAPIAQGYKHDDLHLRDNIPKDEPKNAHSHLRALLLGNHVSVPFKDGKLQLGKYQDIIMVELDGPRERSIVVSIQ encoded by the coding sequence ATGCTTACTCATATCATTAGCGTTAAATCAACTTCTTCTTATAGCTGTCACTCAATTACTGAGCAAATAGAAAGCTTTTTAGATACATCTCAACAGTTAGAAGGGGTTGTGTGTGCATTTAGTCAGCATTCAACGGTTGGGATGATTATTAACGAGATGGAAGAAAGGCTGATATTAGATCTAGGCAAATGGTTAGAAGAGATGGCACCTATAGCACAAGGCTATAAGCATGATGATTTACACCTTAGAGATAATATCCCGAAAGATGAGCCAAAGAACGCTCATTCCCATCTAAGGGCATTGCTTTTAGGTAATCATGTAAGTGTTCCTTTTAAAGATGGGAAACTTCAACTAGGCAAATATCAAGACATAATTATGGTTGAACTAGATGGCCCTAGGGAAAGAAGTATCGTTGTTAGTATTCAGTAA
- a CDS encoding DUF1543 domain-containing protein — MNLYLVVLGGKIKGGHIEMHDIRWVIGKNIESTIPKLKSEWIGNSLGLHIDSYKLIQFVDGYRIKLINRDKSKESYANKLWFINLGGYKTDEMLEQHHIEIVVATSAQEAKKKARSRWSQPIKQIHKDDHASIIHFQEYTVFLETDPQSRDDGMTPDWSGYWLIN; from the coding sequence ATGAATTTATACCTTGTAGTTTTGGGAGGAAAAATAAAAGGGGGACATATTGAGATGCACGATATTCGTTGGGTAATTGGCAAAAATATTGAATCAACTATCCCGAAATTAAAGTCCGAATGGATTGGCAATTCTTTAGGGCTACACATAGATAGCTATAAATTAATTCAATTTGTAGATGGTTATCGAATTAAACTTATCAATAGAGATAAGAGCAAAGAGAGCTACGCCAACAAGCTTTGGTTCATTAACCTTGGAGGATATAAAACTGATGAGATGCTGGAACAGCATCACATAGAAATTGTAGTCGCAACATCAGCCCAAGAGGCTAAGAAGAAGGCTCGTAGCAGATGGTCCCAACCTATAAAACAAATCCACAAAGATGACCATGCTTCTATAATCCATTTTCAAGAATATACAGTCTTCTTAGAAACTGATCCTCAAAGCCGGGATGATGGAATGACTCCCGACTGGAGCGGATACTGGCTTATCAATTAA
- a CDS encoding pyrimidine dimer DNA glycosylase/endonuclease V — translation MTRINLINPSELSDQHLIAEYREIFMIGSALQRSIKSKTWEKTKKNLPKEFTLNIGHVKFFYNKGKYLHKRYIKLIDEMKCRGMNPNPERQFKKEQWPNDFYKDWGPSAQDIKLIRKRIKEKINQKPNWYRWTKKKATKQAQNIKFL, via the coding sequence ATGACAAGAATCAACTTAATAAATCCAAGTGAGCTATCTGATCAACATTTAATTGCAGAATATAGAGAAATTTTCATGATTGGCTCTGCTCTCCAGCGTTCAATAAAGTCGAAAACCTGGGAAAAAACCAAGAAAAACTTACCCAAAGAATTCACCTTAAATATTGGGCATGTCAAATTCTTCTATAACAAGGGAAAATACCTCCACAAAAGATATATAAAGCTGATCGATGAAATGAAATGCAGAGGCATGAATCCAAATCCAGAACGGCAATTCAAAAAAGAGCAGTGGCCTAATGACTTTTACAAAGACTGGGGACCTAGCGCTCAAGATATTAAACTTATAAGAAAGAGGATCAAAGAAAAAATCAATCAAAAGCCAAATTGGTATCGCTGGACAAAAAAAAAGGCAACGAAGCAAGCCCAGAACATTAAATTTTTATAG
- the psbF gene encoding cytochrome b559 subunit beta, long form codes for MVLKTLIVIAPILIAAFSTIFWLSYWGVFKWEDNQLGFENYQDWEDSGVIPENRPKGGYPVFTVRTLAVNALGIPTVFFLGAIFAMQFVRRGIFIA; via the coding sequence ATGGTTTTAAAAACTTTAATTGTCATAGCTCCAATTTTAATTGCAGCATTCTCAACAATTTTCTGGCTTTCATATTGGGGTGTCTTCAAGTGGGAAGACAATCAACTAGGTTTCGAAAATTATCAAGATTGGGAAGATAGTGGGGTTATTCCGGAAAACAGACCAAAGGGAGGTTATCCAGTATTTACTGTTAGAACACTTGCTGTAAATGCTTTGGGAATACCAACAGTATTTTTCTTAGGCGCTATTTTCGCAATGCAATTTGTTCGTAGAGGTATTTTCATTGCTTAA
- a CDS encoding DUF3721 domain-containing protein, producing METSLRLVMARFLFIPLLFTSTLLISCSTHTNKSKTRALFDTKTEAAEAAKDFNCTGAHKMGDKWMPCEKHPNHGHHNH from the coding sequence TTGGAAACCTCATTAAGATTGGTAATGGCAAGATTTCTGTTCATTCCCCTTTTATTTACTAGTACTCTTTTAATTAGTTGCTCCACTCATACCAACAAGAGCAAAACCCGTGCTCTTTTTGATACCAAGACAGAAGCAGCAGAAGCAGCCAAAGATTTCAATTGCACTGGTGCTCATAAAATGGGAGACAAGTGGATGCCTTGTGAAAAGCATCCCAATCATGGTCATCACAATCACTAA
- a CDS encoding metal ABC transporter permease has translation MSFVNTNWWIIPLVITLFSGLLCPAMGTILITHKRLLQVNLISHCVLPGLALALALGVHPSIGGVFSGLLGSLLAEHWTNKRSQNYEAVMNIILAGSLGLGVLLIPLLGIRIDLEAVLFGDLLTANFGDLIRTFLAFFVFACLMIFGYDKLVYVGLDPEGARASGIKVDSLNLALGFTTALVIVSSMSAVGVILVVALLSTPTLWGLIQAPSLWVAMIRSAIFGLCISILGFFLAFQFNLSPGPLISVLCVAGLAILPRKNKS, from the coding sequence ATGTCTTTTGTAAATACAAATTGGTGGATAATCCCCCTTGTTATAACACTATTTTCAGGACTCCTTTGTCCAGCCATGGGAACTATTCTAATTACACATAAGCGATTATTACAAGTCAATTTAATTTCCCATTGTGTTTTGCCAGGCTTGGCATTAGCCCTAGCGCTAGGTGTTCATCCTTCAATTGGAGGAGTTTTCAGCGGTTTGTTGGGATCACTTCTTGCAGAACATTGGACTAATAAACGAAGTCAAAATTATGAAGCTGTTATGAATATTATTCTTGCTGGATCACTTGGCCTTGGCGTTCTCCTTATACCTCTTCTTGGCATCAGAATTGATTTAGAAGCTGTTCTATTTGGTGATTTATTGACAGCAAATTTTGGAGATCTTATCAGAACTTTTTTGGCATTTTTTGTGTTTGCTTGTCTGATGATTTTTGGTTACGACAAACTTGTTTATGTTGGATTAGACCCAGAAGGTGCTAGAGCTAGTGGAATAAAAGTGGATTCTTTAAACTTAGCTCTTGGCTTTACAACTGCTCTTGTCATTGTCAGCTCAATGTCTGCAGTTGGAGTAATTCTTGTTGTTGCTTTACTTTCTACACCAACTTTATGGGGATTAATTCAAGCGCCAAGCTTGTGGGTTGCGATGATCCGATCTGCAATCTTTGGGTTATGCATTTCAATATTAGGCTTTTTTCTGGCATTTCAATTTAACTTATCTCCAGGCCCTCTTATCAGTGTTCTATGTGTTGCTGGATTGGCAATTTTGCCTAGAAAAAATAAGAGTTGA
- a CDS encoding Fur family transcriptional regulator, with the protein MKILPMDRSTPEISERQKQLLQELKKCNDELSGQELHRQLHQSENAMGLATVYRNLQVLVKQGLVRSRHLPTGEVLYTPVERDIHHLTCVNCGETTRLEGCPVNTMNVPKKTSEKFELLFHTLEFFGLCQNCLQKKES; encoded by the coding sequence ATGAAGATCTTGCCAATGGATAGAAGTACACCTGAAATTAGTGAACGGCAAAAGCAATTGCTTCAAGAACTCAAAAAATGTAATGATGAATTGAGTGGTCAAGAGTTGCATAGACAATTGCACCAAAGTGAGAATGCCATGGGGTTGGCAACTGTATATAGAAATTTGCAAGTACTTGTAAAACAAGGGTTGGTTCGTTCTAGGCATCTGCCAACAGGTGAAGTTCTCTATACACCAGTTGAGAGAGATATTCATCATTTAACTTGTGTTAATTGTGGAGAAACTACACGCTTGGAAGGATGCCCTGTAAACACAATGAATGTACCCAAGAAAACCTCTGAAAAATTCGAACTCTTGTTCCATACTCTGGAGTTCTTTGGTCTTTGCCAAAATTGCCTTCAGAAAAAAGAGTCTTGA
- a CDS encoding ABC transporter ATP-binding protein: MASLLAENLTYSYSAESKPVLNDVSIQLAPGTLTALVGPNGAGKSTLLRLLQGQAKPRKGQVNVDGKPLMGELDQIALMPQRGLLNWNFPITVEGLVSLGRVNHCRSACCELEAALQRVGISELSKRRLDSLSGGQQQKALLAKTLMRPASIFLLDEPCSSLDPPTREQFLIIIRQLADAGLTLFVSSHDWGKSLDAYDKVVALDKTVLASGRPQEVQEKLDSINCMSNNCCA; the protein is encoded by the coding sequence ATGGCTAGTTTGCTTGCTGAAAATTTGACATATTCCTATTCAGCTGAAAGTAAACCTGTTTTGAATGATGTCTCAATACAGCTCGCTCCAGGAACTTTGACAGCACTTGTTGGTCCAAATGGTGCTGGCAAATCAACGTTATTACGTCTGCTGCAGGGACAAGCTAAGCCAAGAAAAGGCCAGGTCAATGTTGATGGTAAACCCTTAATGGGAGAGTTAGATCAAATTGCTTTAATGCCACAAAGAGGACTTTTAAATTGGAATTTTCCTATTACTGTTGAAGGATTGGTTTCTTTAGGGCGAGTAAATCATTGCAGATCAGCATGTTGTGAATTAGAAGCAGCACTCCAAAGAGTTGGAATATCTGAGCTATCAAAAAGGAGACTTGATTCTTTATCAGGTGGTCAACAACAAAAAGCATTACTTGCAAAAACTTTGATGAGACCTGCCTCAATATTTCTACTTGATGAGCCATGCTCTTCATTAGATCCGCCTACTAGAGAACAGTTTTTAATTATCATTCGTCAATTAGCCGATGCTGGTTTAACACTTTTTGTTAGTAGTCATGATTGGGGTAAGTCTTTAGATGCTTATGACAAGGTTGTCGCTCTGGACAAGACTGTTTTAGCTTCGGGTAGGCCTCAAGAAGTACAAGAAAAACTAGATTCTATTAATTGTATGAGTAATAATTGCTGTGCTTAA
- a CDS encoding metal ABC transporter substrate-binding protein, which yields MLNRFTSSEQSKSSISKTIINTSILAGAVFLSGISEGVQANSKPLVAVEPIVCDLLTAIALPSNTVTCLIDRKQDVHDFQINPKQAQILSNAGQVFTLGQEMTPAMKKWLDNPITVVVGVSAIEIDDHDDHADHSSAKHDDHDDHDDHDDHSSAKHDDHGDEAFEWAGVFELLRGTYQWSFAKVDGGYADPAMKMVILESGDIEASEELAEELLESKNSEVKRNNDKLVAQEKAYVLRFNERKDSTTFNVEIKKAGKYAFFTEHMPFEFEADEHFFKDVSGDDIEPIAQVPDEGGDHHHHDHGKLDPHVWHDPHNIIKIGNVISKNLNKKISFFDKETKKVLKERTQSVNSILEGLDQWTQRQVATIPSNQRTLVSKHKAMEYYGDAFGLKTISLLDFLGHSSSLRPQNITKVITELRGENVKVLFSEQKPPSKLMRNLSRQTSTPIAKQQIFVDGLMPTGNTISVAVHNTCTIVNSLGGSCNKKAGNQLVNRWDTLTKR from the coding sequence ATGTTAAATCGCTTCACCAGTTCAGAGCAAAGCAAATCATCCATTAGCAAAACAATCATTAACACCTCTATTTTAGCTGGTGCTGTTTTTTTGTCTGGAATTTCAGAGGGAGTACAAGCTAATTCCAAGCCATTAGTTGCCGTAGAACCAATTGTCTGTGACTTGCTTACTGCAATCGCTCTGCCTTCAAATACAGTTACTTGCTTAATAGATAGAAAACAAGATGTTCATGACTTCCAAATTAATCCTAAGCAAGCTCAAATTCTTAGCAATGCAGGGCAAGTCTTTACTCTTGGGCAAGAGATGACTCCCGCAATGAAAAAATGGCTGGATAATCCCATAACGGTTGTTGTCGGTGTAAGTGCAATAGAAATTGACGATCACGATGACCATGCTGATCATTCATCTGCTAAACATGATGACCACGACGATCATGACGACCACGATGATCATTCATCTGCTAAACATGATGACCATGGAGACGAAGCCTTTGAATGGGCTGGTGTCTTTGAACTTCTACGAGGAACATACCAATGGTCTTTTGCAAAAGTCGATGGAGGCTATGCGGATCCTGCAATGAAAATGGTCATTCTGGAATCTGGGGATATTGAAGCATCAGAAGAGCTTGCTGAAGAATTATTAGAGTCCAAAAATTCAGAAGTTAAACGCAATAATGACAAACTTGTTGCACAAGAAAAAGCCTATGTTCTTAGATTTAATGAGAGAAAAGACAGCACAACATTCAATGTAGAAATCAAAAAAGCTGGTAAATATGCATTCTTTACTGAGCATATGCCTTTTGAGTTTGAAGCCGATGAACATTTCTTTAAAGATGTTTCAGGCGATGATATTGAACCGATAGCTCAAGTTCCAGATGAAGGCGGTGATCATCATCACCATGATCATGGGAAACTAGATCCACATGTTTGGCATGACCCTCATAACATCATCAAGATAGGGAATGTCATCTCTAAAAATCTCAACAAGAAAATTTCATTCTTTGATAAAGAAACTAAAAAAGTTTTAAAAGAAAGAACACAATCTGTTAATTCTATTTTAGAAGGTTTAGATCAATGGACTCAAAGACAAGTAGCCACAATCCCTTCTAATCAAAGGACGCTAGTTTCTAAGCATAAAGCTATGGAATACTACGGGGATGCATTTGGTTTGAAAACTATTAGCTTATTAGATTTTCTTGGTCATTCATCGAGTCTTAGGCCTCAAAACATTACAAAAGTAATCACAGAACTTAGAGGAGAGAATGTAAAAGTATTGTTCTCTGAGCAAAAACCACCTTCTAAGTTGATGAGAAACTTAAGCAGACAAACCTCTACCCCTATAGCAAAACAACAGATTTTTGTTGATGGTTTAATGCCAACAGGAAACACGATTTCTGTAGCTGTTCATAACACTTGTACTATCGTCAACTCTTTGGGTGGTTCCTGCAATAAGAAAGCAGGTAATCAACTCGTAAATAGATGGGATACCTTAACTAAACGTTAA